DNA from Felis catus isolate Fca126 chromosome B3, F.catus_Fca126_mat1.0, whole genome shotgun sequence:
TGTTGAAAGAGATCCTTTCTTTCCATAGGCAAATTTGGCCAAATTCAGCTCCCGCTGCTGAAACATGGACCTTTTTGCTCCAAACTGAAGGGTTCTTTCATAAGGAAATCTAAGCACTTGGTATTTTGAATAGTAGTTTATTCAAAAAGAACTTGATTGACTCAACAAAGTACCTCAAATTCTTGTGTACTTTTTCCCATGTTAAGCCCCTGAACAGCAAATGTAAATTATTTGGTCTAGTTACGTGAAATTAGGAAACATTAAGTTAAAAGTAGCTATTTGGAAACAaggttgttgttatttatttatttttttttttctgtcatgatTTAGTAATAACTGGCTAGTGGGATCTGGATGGTTTAAAAGATGAACTCTTGGGGAAGAAGTGAGCCTCTCCACTGTAAATCAGTCATTTTAAAAGAACTAGTGTTTCAGTAAATGACTGCTACCTAACCTCTATTCTAGAAAACCGAAAAGAGCATTTATTTTCAACAATGagatacatatattaaaaacttccaaaatatttgaaattgtggtttttttttcatgtgctgttTAATACATACAGTTTACAGAAAGGAAAGTTTTTCCCATAAATTCTCAAAATAGAATTTATGCAAGATTAGCAATATAGCACTATTGGCTTCCAAGGTTCTTGATTACAGAATTCCTTTtgagaaatgcattaaaaacagCCTTGTCTCTAATAGCTGCTTCTTGATTTACTACTTGTGCAtactttacaaaaggaaaaaaaggaagatggtgTGAGAAAGTAAAAAAGTATGTTTACTTAACCTCAAAATAGGTCCGTTTCACCTTTTGATATGTTTGTACCTGAGTAATTATTAGCACTCTGAAGGGACTACCAACAATAGACTTTCAAATATTAGATACATATACCAGAAGTATTCTCATAAGAggactatttttctaaaatctgttaacatttttgaaaagtcattCCAAGGAccagaaattatttgaaaatgatatatcaaGAATTAATACATAGTCTGAATTTATTGCTTTTGGGGCATTCAGAAAAGTTGAGATTGTTAAAGAAGATAACGTGTAGTACTGTAGAAGAACAGGGAGGATCAAAGTTCAGCATACCAGCTGTATTTCTGACATCTCTCTCAAtcatttaatttcagttttctaTCAATAATAGTAATATGTAACAGTTTTTAAATGCTAAGGTTTACTAATTGCTTGAGAGGGATTCTCATCCCAATTGCTTAATGGAGATTTTTATCCtgattttatagctgaggaaaccagagaggttaagcaacgtGCTCTTaccacagctggtaagtggcattGCTGGCATTCAGATCTGAGTCTCTGACTCTAGAGTCTGTGTCTCAGTTGCTTctcataaatgtttgttaatttgtCTAACCTACCTTCAAAAGGGCAATGTGAAGATAATGTACGAGAATGTACTTCAGATTGCACatagtatgtatttttcaaagtatGTGTAATGATGTTTGTGGATGAGACCTTAAATAAATtcaatgtttaattttcaaagcTTCATTTAAAGGACAAGAAGCGATTTGAGAAAGCGAACCAAGATTCTGGTCCTGGTTTGAATCTTGAAGAATTTATTGCTTTTGAGCATCCTGAAGAAGTTGATTATATGACGGTAAGGAAGTTTTAAGGGAATTCTTGAGTAACCAAAACTTTAAAAcctgtttttttctaagttgttaAAATGAATCATCTAgcaatgagaatttttaagagaaCCCAAGATCCAAAGATCTCCCCACTTAAGATGAGAGGTGGGAAAGGATTTCTGCTGGTGGGGGAGGAGTGCTGATTAGGAGGGAGAAGGTAAATCTCTGTCAAATGTGTGAGTGGCATGCTTCCCTTGGCTGTTTTCTCCCTTATAACCACATTACTTTCATTGCCTTCCTTGTCCTTTTGTAGCTTTCacacttttctgttttccagtaTCAGTAGCATCAGTACTTCTATTTAGTTTACGACATCACTTGTAAAAACTTCAGGTCTGGGAAAACATATCACCTTCGGATCCCTTTTCCTAGGGTGTTGGTGAGGGGTGTAGGTGTAGCCGCTGCTGAATAGCATGTTTGCAGCGTGAGGAATGATCCCTCTCATCACTTTAGTACTTAAAAGAATTACCAGTTCTTCAGAATTTTTGTTGAACTCTAGAATTTAGCTCAACAAACATTGATTGAGTCCCTACTATGACGCGGCAAGCTTCTTGAGAACAGAAACTATTGTAAAGGCTAGTTAACTTTACTATTGTAAAGGCTAATATAACAAATAGCCTTCTAAAAAATAGACTAAACATTCAATATTGAGGTCTGTTGCCTAGCCTCAGCCTCCAGCTGTGTGGCTTGGTTCTCTGGATATTTCAGGGAGGGAAGATATTTCAAGGAGGGAACATAGCTTTATATTAAATGGGTCATGGCCAAAAGCTGCTGCTTTGAATAACAAGGCTGAAGTTAACCTTTTTCTCCATAGCCCAGTGGCAAGACACCATGATTGCGACCACATTTGCCACTGAGGCTTCTGATTTCTCACCTGGCACAAAACACACGACCTAGTTTTAGAACAATGCTGGGCACAATTTGTTTAAGTGCCAAAATTAAGTTAAGACTAGCTAATTGAACCCTAGCATGGCAGGCAGGTATTGATTCTCTGGGGAATAAGGAACAATTGAATTGAAGACTGAGGAGGGGAATGACcagtgaaaacaatgaaataatttggGCATCATGTGCCACGGCCCCAGAGTACAATGTGGCAATGGAACGAAATAGGCATGAAcaacattttgaagaaaacacaGCAAGAATGTTGACTGACTAAATAAgtgtgggaagagaaaggaaaagctaGAGAGGACTGTGAGGTTTTGAGCTTGTATAAAAATGATCAAAACAGTAGTACCATTGACAGAATGGGTTGTGTCAGGACGGGACAGGATATGCCAAGTGGGAGTTGACTCCCACTTACATGACTGTGGCACATAAGATGTGTGACCAAAAAGTGGTGTCTCATTCAAAGCAGCTTCATTAATTCTTATTTACCTTAATTTGTTTTGGTGTATCCCTTTTTCcatttaaagatatatttgataaaggaaaaGGCAGGGTACAAGATCAACTAGATGGTTTTACTTTGGATTAAAAGTTAGAATTTAAAGTACTTTCATTCATGTAGttccaaaatttcctttttttttttttttttttttttttgagggagagagagaatcccaagcaggtttagcctcatctcacaaccatgagatgcctgagctgaaatcaagagtcagatgcttaaccgactgagccacccaggtgcccccaaaatttcttttaatcatGGCAACATTATTGAAATAAGTCTGTTGTCTCCCAAGAGGATTACTTAACTTGTATGGGATTACAGTGATTCTTAACTTGTATGGGATCACagactcctttaaaaatatggagCAACCTGTAGACTATCCCAGAAAAATCACATAGGCTCCTACACACAAAAATATGGTATTATCATTTCAGGAGATTCTCAGATTCTCTAAAACTAATCTTTGGATATCCAGGTTAAGATCCCcttatttctatatataaaatctgtaacatttgatttttagaaaactaACAACTTGTATTTAAGTTATTTCATGCAGATGTAAAGGAAGCCTTTGGGTTTGGCTGGAATTAGAGACTTTTGAGAATATGTTTTTGTTACGGTTGTGATGCTAGAATCCAGGTGGAAAGGTGTTTGGGTGGCAGCAGGTCGTGAGGACAAAGTAATAAATGTAACCCATAAGAAGCTAGGCATCAAAGAATCCAGGATGGTAATTAAAGAGTATAGCAAAGTCCTGGGGACTTGAATGTGTTAAAGGCATAGAAGAAGAAGCTGATGAGAAGAGATTGGAGCCTTAGGAGAGGCCAGAGTTAAGAGTGAAAGAAAACACTCAGGAAATGGAAAAGTATGGGAAAAGTCTTCCTAGGAAGAGTGTTGAGGGATTCACcctagagaaaggggaaagataGCAAAtttagagaaaggggaaagacaGCAAATTCCTGAGATTGAAGAGAAGGATGAGAGGAATAGGCATAAAAATAGAGGTAATTAAAGGTGAGGATGCAATGCTGATAAACAGGcataccttggggcgcctgggtggctcagtcagatgcttctgacttcagctcaggtcatgatctcacagttcatgagttcaagccccacatcgggctctgtgctgttagtgtggagccggtttagatcctctgtccccttctctcccttccccattcacgctCTATCTCTCAGAAGACCTGTACCTTGTTTGGAAAAATGGGAGAGTATTTGGATAGAATTGTAGTCAGGCTCAAAGTGGAATTTTCAAAAAACAGCTTTAGAGTATGtgttagggaaactgaggcagagacagactTCCAAACTGCAGTGAGAGTCCActgaaaggaataaaattaatttataagcGTTAggtttgtatttgtatttgtgtttctctttcttttagacTTTATGATTCTGGAATAAAGGAGAAAGTGATGTGGGTCTGCTGTACAGGGTGGAGATTGGCAAAGTAAGAAAAGGGTACAAGAAGATACAGGAAGGTAATAAGGGAAGGCCTCAAATAGCTGGCCATTAAACAGGTCACCTTGGGTCAAATGTAACTAGAAAGCGTGTAATCTTTGGGTTAGAGAGGATTGGTTGATAAGAAGCCATGATAAGAATGAGGAGCAGATTTGGGGCAGTGGATGGGGTAGATTtggtggaagaggaagaaaggaggtgtAGGTTTATGGGGGACTGACACATTTCACTTAGATCTAGAGGCAGAACACTTCCACGCAAAGGGATCTAAAATGGGGGTTCTTTTGGGTTTGTTAATGGACTAGACGAAAAGTGGAGCTAAAGGAGACCTAGGTGATAAGAGGTGTCCttctggagaaggaggggaaTGTGCAGAAAATAGGATTGTGAGTTTAGTGTTCAGGTTGTTTAGGAGGGTGAAGTGGAGTTCTTCTCAATAGCAGAAGCTTAAAGACATTGAATTTAAAACTACTtaatatttgtggttttattcCTGCTTCTAAATTCCAGTTTAGAAAGATTGTCTTGCAAGTATGGACAACTGAAATGATTATTCCTAAAGAACTTCTGTACTGGGATGGATTCAGACGGTGGTGGGAAAATTTTGTAACTAATTGTTGTTGTTTATGAACATACAATAGGAATTTGTCATTCAAGAGGCTTTAGAAGAACATGACAAAAACGGTGATGGATTTGTTAGTTTGGAAGAATTTCTTGGTGACTACAGGCGGGATCCAAGTAAGTACCCTGGGATgtgtggaaggaggaaggaaacatgggaattaaagaagaaaggaattggGAGAGAGCCTTACTCTGTTTGAGGTCTGTTTGACAGAGGGAAATGGAACAAGAAGAATTGTGCCTGATTTCTGCTTGTTCTACCGAGTAAATATAATATAAGCAAAACAGACTCATGGCTTATGTGAGAATGCTATCTCACTTTTAGTTCCACTTGTAGATTCAaagagttttcttcctttccaaacaaACGTAACATAATTATCGATTCAAATGGGCAAGGAGGTAGAGgttgatatttttaaacaaaatcctgTACCTTTGCATGtagatcttaaaagaaaaagaaacaaagtactaTAATTACTGGTATAGACCATGGATGGCATCTTACTGAGTGTTTGAAATTTGAGGAGTCTGCATGTGCAGCTTTTTCTTTTCACAGAGGTCTTTTTGGAATTGTTGCTTCAAAGCATCACTTAGTGtgaatttcactttaaaattacACATGTTACTTTATAAGCACACATGGCAAGCTTTATATAGCCGTATGATGTACATGTAATGTGTACATGGGTACGTGTACCCCGCTCAAATGTGGGGAAACTAGATACCAGAACAATTAGCAGCAGTTAACAGACTTAACTTGTTGTGATAAtatacatcattttaaaaactctgagtggtggggcacctgggtggctcactcagttaagtgtcctactttggctcaggtcatgatctcacagttcatgagttctcgTGAgttctcgtgagttcgagctctatgtcaggctctctgctgtcagcaaagagcctgcttctgatcctctgttcctctccttctctgtccttttcctgctcattctctctatctctctctctttcaaaaaaaaaaaaaccaaaaaaacaaaaaaacctttaataaaaaataaaaactctgggTCATTTAGACTTACATGTCACTTTTGAAAATTGTATAGTGTATACTTATTTTAGGACTTTTCAGATATGTAGATCTGTTTCATTGGGCTTCCTTGATGTAGTAAGCTTtaaattcatttcctttattctaGGGATGTACCAAACTTCTTATTGGATACAGGTTCTATTCTTGTGTATgcatattgtgttttatttttttaattaagcagcAAATGAGGATCCAGAGTGGATACTGGTTGAGAAAGATAGATTCCTGAATGATTATGACAAAGATACCGATGGCAGGCTTGACCCCCAAGAGCTGTTGTCTTGGGTAGTACCCAATAATCAAGGAATTGCACAAGAAGAGGTGAGTGTTAAAAAGTGACTATAtattctccccttccccagattTGGTGCTATTAATAGAAAAGAAGTTCAAAGCCATAAGCTGAAGAAAGAAGTAATGGAATCATTGTTTCTTTAGGATCCATGCATTGCAATTTCTTGACTTAAATCTGTGAACTGTTTTAGATTGTCAAGGAAGTTAAGATTATATCATGTATTAATTTGATAGTACAgtgaatagaacaataaaagttTATACTTTACCTATAAGGGCCCAAAGTGGgttatattaattttgcttaaCTTTGAGGTATCCTGAATTGGATttgagtggggaggaggcagaaccTAGCAGAAATTAAGAAAGGAGATAGTAAGAGAAGCGGTAGATAGCGTGGTTATAATGTGTAATATTTTGAGATACTGAGATAATGAGTATTTGGCACACCTGAATGATTTTGACAAATCCAATCACATTGAAATGTGAACATCTTGCTGAAAATACTTACACTTGAcaccttttggttttattttgttttgttttgttttaaaggctCTTCACCTAATTGATGAAATGGATTTGAATAGTGACAGAAAGCTCTCTGAAGCAGAGATTCTGGAGAACCAGGACTTGTTTCTTACCAGTGAAGCTACAGATTATGGCAGACAGCTTCATGATGAGTATTTCTATCACGATGAGCTTTAATCCCTGGGTAGATCTGAGTAGAGTACTGtctcttttataatttgttaCCAGCTTTACTTTTGTGATAAAATATTGATGTTATATTTTACACTCAAGTCTTAACACAGTCAAAATGATCTTAAATGTAGATTGTAATTTTGGCCTTTTAGAAGAACAGAACCAAACCtggtatttatttcaaaatgtattgaaGGAATAAAACAATATTGTGCCATATGACAACAAAGTCTTTCCTAAATATTCCATCTGTTTAGTACTGTATCGTGGGATATTTGAGTTCTATTTCcatacttgaaaaaaatgcagGATTTTAGAGATGCCTgaacaatattatttaaatagtATGTGACTGAGCTAtcagtttttctgttgttttaactAGATTTAACTTTGGAACTGACAGAAAGGACATTGTTTTTAGAtttagcattttgttttaaaacctttaaagGAACCTTTAGAAGGACTTATACCTCACATTTTAATGTTGGGAAGTTctgcttaattttaaaatggtttctaTAAAGGGTTTAATTGTATGAAATAGAACtatatttttgcatatgtatagatagtaattatatttaatgtgtaaCTATAGCGTTATGGTGTGTGGAATTTGACATTGTCCAGAACTCTTCATTTTTGactgattaaaaatgaaatgtcctatctttttatatgtttgtttgtttttctttgatctCCCAGATATTTCACATAGGTTTTGTTATTATACATGATCTCACCTTATTCGTTCTTAGATTTTGGTAGTGAGTGTTCTCAAAACTTAAATTATTCTTGctacatattcttatttttttttctttttttgataaaaGAATCAAGTTATAATTGAATGTACACTTGACCTACTTCGGTTGCTATTGTAACAAATGTAGTCTTGCTGTTTTGTGCTAGAAATAACCCTAAGAATTACACAGGTTGAAATCAGTAGTAGAGCTGGTTAGTTATCAGTGATATTGTTTACTGTCCATTCtattgaaattaaaatcataCTTGGTAAGTATTTGTCAGTTTCAACCTCATTCAGGGGATCCATTTATTCACCTttgtggggaggaagaaaagtgacAAGGTGAGGAATTTGCTTTCCTAGCTCTTACCTACAgatagtcttccttttttttttttttttttttttttaattactttggggcacttaggtggctcagttggtggaatgccaacatcggttcaggtcatgatgatcttgcagttcgtgggtttgagcctctcatcgggctctgtgccgacagctcagagcctggagcctgcttttggattctgggtctccctgtctccgcccctcccccactgtctgtctctctcaaaaatgaataaacatttaaaaaaaatttttttaattacttttatttgtgGGGGAAGAGGTCAGCTACATATTCTGTTAATCTTCTTCCAGAATAAAGTTGTGTCTTCTATGGCACACATAGCAGTCAGGGGGCTTAGCAAGTCTTCAATGAGTATTTGGGAAAGCCTGAAGCTCTTTTTGATAGAATTAACAGCATCTACCTACCTCTCTGTTGTCCCCATCTTTGCTGATGTGAAGTGTGAATGCAAATTGTAAACTCTTACACCATACTGATAGCTTGCTTACCCTGGTACCTAAAGTGTAAGGTTTTCATTTTAACCTACAACACCTATCTGGTGATAGCAGTTTAAGATTTAAAGATACACCATTATCACTCACTTGTCACTTGTCAGCCTTACTGAAGTTGGAATATTAGAAATAACCAGTTTGATTAGCATGAtactatttgtttttgttattaggTTCTTCAAAATCTATATCAGAATTGTTAGATCATTAGATacggattttatttttatcttaatgagttAAGAAttaacattctaattttttttttttttacatttaattttgagagagagagagagagacagagcgcaagcaggggaggggtagagagtaaaggagacaccgaatctcaagcagactccaggcttagagctgtcagcacagagcccaactcaaggcttaaactcataaaccgtgagaccatgacctgagccgaagtcagctcaACTCACTGAACCGCCCCGGTGCCCCAAGAATTAATGTTCTACATTCAGCCTTGATATCATCACATATAAGAATTTTGGTGATATTATTAGTGTTCAGTAATATCTGTTCTCCTTTATTCCTGGCAAGAGGAAAATTACACTTCCAAGCCTCCCTGTAGGTAGACAGTTACCTCTGACCAGTTAAAAGTGAGTGGAAATAGTGTGTGTCACTCTCAGACTGGGCCAGTGACCAACCCATTTCCTTTGCCATGGCATTGTAGAGAAGGCCTCAGGTGACATGGTGGGGCGACAAGATCAAAGAGGCCTTGATTTCTGAGTGACCACATGGAGGTCAGCTGGACCCTCAGTGGACTTTGcatgatgaaaaaatataaacttttactCTGTTAAGCTGCTGAGattgtgtgtgtggttgttaagccactgagatcttAGGGGAGGGGGATATGTATGTTTAACCACAGCAGAGCCTAGCTTATCCTGAGTGAAAATTTAGTATTAAACAACTGGCTTTTACAGGCAAATGGAGAAAAAATCATCTGCTTGAGAAGAGCTTCTATATCTTCTAATAAGTCAAactagaaaaattattaaaaatttattaaaaatttaaaaataaagcttttgtttttattttgatggaattAGGAGAATTTGAATATCTTTGTAGCATGAGAGTAAAAATGGAATGTGACTTTTTGAATTATTGGCTGATTCTGGCTAAAGGACTTAATCACTTCCATTGACTGCAGGTActacttcaaaatgaaaaagttgacAGGATTTGGATAAATCAATTCTTAGGTGGTTCTGATTGGGCAATTTTACAGGACAGAAAATGGCTGTCTAGTTTGTGATATGAATTTAAAGGAAGCCAGGACACTGAGGGTAAAAGCCATGATGTCATGTTTGGCTTGTTCTTTCCATTGCAGTtttttacagcagctttatttttattttccatttgcagctttattttttacagcacttgcaggttcacaacaaaattgagcaCAAGGTACAGTGATTTTTCCATATACTTTCTGCTCCCCATATACGACCAGCCTTCCCGCTCTCAAAATCCTACACTAGGGTGGATATTTGTTACAATCAGTGACCACACAATGACACGATATTATTACTCAAAGACCAAAGATCATGGTTTACGTTAGGGTTCACGCTTGGTGTTGCACATtctgtggatttggacaaatatataatgacatgcatccaccattatagtatcatatagaGTTGTTTCACTGCCCTAAGAATCATCTGTGCTTCTccatccctaacccctggcaactactgaaTTTAGTAtctctagttttgcctt
Protein-coding regions in this window:
- the RCN2 gene encoding reticulocalbin-2 isoform X1 — translated: MRLGPRPAALGLLLLCAVTAGAGDAEELHYPQGEHRSEYDREALLGGQEEVDEYVKLTPEEQHKRLKSIIKKIDLDSDGFLTESELSSWIQMSFKHYAMQEAKQQFVEYDKNGDGSVSWDEYNIQMYDRVIDFDENTALDDAEEESFRQLHLKDKKRFEKANQDSGPGLNLEEFIAFEHPEEVDYMTEFVIQEALEEHDKNGDGFVSLEEFLGDYRRDPTANEDPEWILVEKDRFLNDYDKDTDGRLDPQELLSWVVPNNQGIAQEEALHLIDEMDLNSDRKLSEAEILENQDLFLTSEATDYGRQLHDEYFYHDEL
- the RCN2 gene encoding reticulocalbin-2 isoform X2, whose product is MRLGPRPAALGLLLLCAVTAGAGDAEELHYPQGEHRSEYDREALLGGQEEVDEYVKLTPEEQHKRLKSIIKKIDLDSDGFLTESELSSWIQMSFKHYAMQEAKQQFVEYDKNGDGSVSWDEYNIQMYDRVIDFDENTALDDAEEESFRQLHLKDKKRFEKANQDSGPGLNLEEFIAFEHPEEVDYMTEFVIQEALEEHDKNGDGFVSLEEFLGDYRRDPTNEDPEWILVEKDRFLNDYDKDTDGRLDPQELLSWVVPNNQGIAQEEALHLIDEMDLNSDRKLSEAEILENQDLFLTSEATDYGRQLHDEYFYHDEL